Proteins found in one Perca fluviatilis chromosome 9, GENO_Pfluv_1.0, whole genome shotgun sequence genomic segment:
- the scamp4 gene encoding secretory carrier-associated membrane protein 4 isoform X1 → MAERVNNFPPLPQFMRIKPCFYHNIEEEIPAPHQQLVRRVYTLWMMYSGTLCINVISCIAWWAGGGNATNFGFSLLWLILFSPCSYTCWFRPLYKAFRADSSFNFMAFFFIFFLQCVLALIQTIGISGWGTCGWIATVMFFSTNVGSAIVMLITTLLFTVVTALMALVLIKVHRMYRGGGGSLERAQEEWSTGLWKSAPVREAGFNAVAQGPSLPQYPAAVPSYPDNSHW, encoded by the exons ATGGCag AAAGGGTGAATAACTTTCCTCCACTGCCTCAGTTCATGAGAATAAAGCCATGCTTTTACCACAACATTGAAGAGGAAATTCCTGCACCCCACCAGCAGTTGGTTCGCAGAGTCTACACACTTTGGATGA TGTATTCTGGCACACTGTGCATAAATGTGATCTCCTGTATTGCTTGGTGGGCTGGGGGTGGAAATGCCACAAACTTCGGCTTTTCCCTACTCTGGCTCATCCTCTTCAGCCCGTGCAGTTACACCTGCTGGTTCAGACCACTCTACAAAGCCTTTAG GGCTGATAGCTCGTTCAACTTCATGgccttcttcttcatcttcttccttCAGTGTGTCTTGGCCCTCATCCAGACTATAGGTATCTCTGGTTGGGGAACATG CGGCTGGATTGCAACAGTGATGTTTTTCAGCACAAATGTGGGCTCCGCTATAGTGATGCTTATCACAACTCTGCTCTTCACTGTGGTGACTGCTTTAATGGCACTGGTTCTCATTAAG GTGCACAGAATGTACCGTGGCGGCGGCGGTAGTTTGGAGCGCGCTCAGGAAGAGTGGAGCACCGGGTTGTGGAAGAGTGCACCAGTGAGGGAAGCAGGGTTTAACGCTGTTGCCCAGGGCCCAAGCTTGCCCCAGTACCCTGCCGCAGTGCCCAGCTATCCCGACAACAGTCACTGGTGA
- the scamp4 gene encoding secretory carrier-associated membrane protein 4 isoform X2, which translates to MRIKPCFYHNIEEEIPAPHQQLVRRVYTLWMMYSGTLCINVISCIAWWAGGGNATNFGFSLLWLILFSPCSYTCWFRPLYKAFRADSSFNFMAFFFIFFLQCVLALIQTIGISGWGTCGWIATVMFFSTNVGSAIVMLITTLLFTVVTALMALVLIKVHRMYRGGGGSLERAQEEWSTGLWKSAPVREAGFNAVAQGPSLPQYPAAVPSYPDNSHW; encoded by the exons ATGAGAATAAAGCCATGCTTTTACCACAACATTGAAGAGGAAATTCCTGCACCCCACCAGCAGTTGGTTCGCAGAGTCTACACACTTTGGATGA TGTATTCTGGCACACTGTGCATAAATGTGATCTCCTGTATTGCTTGGTGGGCTGGGGGTGGAAATGCCACAAACTTCGGCTTTTCCCTACTCTGGCTCATCCTCTTCAGCCCGTGCAGTTACACCTGCTGGTTCAGACCACTCTACAAAGCCTTTAG GGCTGATAGCTCGTTCAACTTCATGgccttcttcttcatcttcttccttCAGTGTGTCTTGGCCCTCATCCAGACTATAGGTATCTCTGGTTGGGGAACATG CGGCTGGATTGCAACAGTGATGTTTTTCAGCACAAATGTGGGCTCCGCTATAGTGATGCTTATCACAACTCTGCTCTTCACTGTGGTGACTGCTTTAATGGCACTGGTTCTCATTAAG GTGCACAGAATGTACCGTGGCGGCGGCGGTAGTTTGGAGCGCGCTCAGGAAGAGTGGAGCACCGGGTTGTGGAAGAGTGCACCAGTGAGGGAAGCAGGGTTTAACGCTGTTGCCCAGGGCCCAAGCTTGCCCCAGTACCCTGCCGCAGTGCCCAGCTATCCCGACAACAGTCACTGGTGA